From a single Cotesia glomerata isolate CgM1 linkage group LG6, MPM_Cglom_v2.3, whole genome shotgun sequence genomic region:
- the LOC123268144 gene encoding disco-interacting protein 2 homolog A isoform X1, giving the protein MRSISFENLRRLVSRKKDRDEPSFKRSESFKRISIRKSYLDRGKRRNKLQKVNNEISKNDNNAVVEQNDSREIIKEIATSKCNQNTVQTKIKETEGTIGYNEWLNDINGSQEKWKQESEIPVQRVSKSKIPKPPRKSKPTKTPDSITKELGILRLESSPVFMRCSRINSVESTCIENISESIDDDQLTPDLSLSMTTGEGPPSISVSLGRVWLDSVPVPFPPHGLSSTTSVVHHSLDSALKERKQPGQHQVARTVSAPEKSRVVISKDCSSVDEIPLSLLNDAESKCKKNGFFRKKLSKPSLSITKESYFKRTSTSKNSSIHRKKGDAIVISGVNKKNNTPISNNLMNFVTPEKRSCRKTRRVWQEIRYFTVDDSPSTLEEKKTDDWSSNVSDEFDDQQLLLSGDFNEKQEISTSIHSSSSSMMTSSFLSSSSSSKSSRGYKCSSKPKISDFNEDKIFSKELRGVLEQRPIWKSSKYIVASSNFFASKQFLSYLAKESELEVKINLQESVKCNGSYYRCLSSSESETEQKKQLISKRKIQVNDKLHVCKNDQETKRNNHTVKLERSKIPKRRPLRRKSQLKRANGSGQPVYLIRKYSSLRKRSRDITQKGYEKKRTRLLQQYATKQIAGGGTGSGGGGPSDSGGDRTSYGSGGVGGRPQPRARRTQRRVTHSEKRYHSGGRLVPGGIANPPGSGSSVGNTGASTNSAAAVRRGNRRLTRNESRYHSEVRQEAVQQALAAMQSRPKPSLPMPSKRTSVMARSPDRERQDSGESSSDEDSVVTAESPGAGGPTGTGLSDTSSTGSARDTPPPPRPPARRPPPADITDIAEYTPHAYCNIQPPDVTHTTQSRRPGADRVNRYHVVEENNTGTTGRWKVSAKIQQLLNTLKRPKRRPLPEFYEDDDIELEIAANPKDPNAPKPEGGIMTSAIGEQLSVPSGLPRSLEAAIQRYGSATYKAPAATVLDPNGKLCVTLTYGKLLSRSHKIAYTLLNKALSRNVGECCLKPGDRIALVYPNNDPISFMCAFYGCLQAGIVPVPIEVPLTRRDAGSQQIGFLLGSCGIQVALTSEACLKGLPKTAAGEVVAFKGWPKLHWFVTEHLGKFPKDWLPPPRLTDDTPAYIEYTTDKDGSVMGVTVTRAAMLAHCRALTMACGYTEGENAVCVLDFKREVGLWHSTLTSVLNGMHVIFIPYALMKVNPASWMQMITKHRASVAVVKSRDLHWGLLATKDHKDISLSSVRLLLVADGANPWSLSSCDQFLSVFQSKGLRPDAVCPCASSSEALTVSIRRPGRAGVNATGRGVLSMSGLSYGVVRVDQENSLTSLTLQDCGQVMPGTVVVVIKMEGQPFICKTDEVGEICVHSSATASQYWGLQGLTNNTFKVSPLQPDGTTVGDAEYARSGLLGFLGPGGLIFVCGSRDGLMTVTGRKHNADDIIATVLAVEPMKFIYRGRIAVFSVRVLRDERICVVAEQRPDCSEEESFQWMSRVLQAVDSIHAVGIYCLALVPPNYLPKTPLGGIHLSETKRRFLEGTLHPANVLLCPHTCVTNLPKPREVHSAGDSVSDVGPASVMVGNIVQGNRLASAQGRDLGVLDEDSDNAKKYQFISEILRWRAVSTSDHIIFTSLNAKGAVATSLSCSQLHKKAERIGNLLLDRGRINTGDHVALIFPPGTDLICAFYGCLYVGAVPVTIRPPHPQNLQTTLPTVRMIVDVSKSVLVLTNQNLLKLLKTKEANNVVDIKSWPMVLDMDDMPKKKLPVLYRAPTAEMLAYLDFSVSTTGMLAGIKMSHAAVTSLCRAMKLACELYPSRHIALCLDPYSGLGFALWCLSSIYSGHHSILIPPSEVEANPALWLSAVSQSRVRDTFCSYGVMELCTKGLGSSVHALKARGVSLACVRTCVVVAEERPRIALTTSFSKLFSALGLSPRAVSTSFGCRVNTAICLQGASSPEPSTVYVDLRALRNDRVSLVERGSPHSLCLMESGKLLPGVKVIIANPETKGQCGDSHLGEIWVQSSHNASGYFTIYGDESDYADHFNARLVTGNTGEVYARTGYLGFLRRTECVQQSAVGDIPGDNISADVDIVPGDAELHDAVFVVGALDEAILLRGMRYHPIDIENSVMRCHKKIAECAVFTWTNLLVVVVELNGSESEALDLVALVTSAVLEEHHLVVGVVVVVDPGVVPINSRGEKQRMHLRDGFLADQLDPIYVAYNM; this is encoded by the exons ATGAGGTCGATctcatttgaaaatttgaggAGGCTCGTAAGCCGTAAGAAGGATCGTGATGAGCCATCCTTTAAGCGCAGCGAATCCTTCAAAAGAATTTCAATACGTAAAAGTTATTTGGATCGTGGTAAGAGACGTAATAAACTACAAAAAGTCAATAATGAAATTTCAAAGAATGACAATAACGCTGTAGTCGAACAAAATGATTCTCgagaaattattaaagaaatcgCTACGTCGAAATGTAATCAAAATACTgtacaaacaaaaattaaagagaCTGAAGGTACAATTGGTTATAATGAATGGTTAAATGACATCAATGGGAGTCAAGAGAAATGGAAACAAGAATCAGAAATTCCTGTTCAGCGTGTTTCAAAATCGAAGATTCCGAAACCTCCAAGAAAATCAAAACCAACTAAAACTCCTGATTCCATAACGAAAGAACTAGGTATTCTACGACTTGAAAGTTCTCCGGTGTTCATGAGATGTTCCCGAATCAATTCTGTCGAGTCAACATGTATCGAGAATATATCAGAATCTATAGACGACGATCAATTAACTCCAGACCTTTCATTATCTATGACAACAGGTGAAGGACCACCTAGCATCAGTGTCAGTCTTGGTCGTGTGTGGTTAGATTCCGTACCAGTACCTTTCCCACCTCATGGATTATCATCAACCACTTCTGTTGTTCACCATTCATTAGACAGTGCATTAAAAGAACGGAAACAACCAGGTCAGCATCAAGTTGCCCGGACAGTGTCTGCACCAGAAAAAAGTCGTGTAGTAATTTCGAAAGATTGTTCATCAGTTGATGAGATTCCGTTATCTCTTTTAAATGATGCTGAATcgaaatgtaaaaaaaatggattCTTTCGGAAAAAGTTATCAAAACCATCCCTTAGTATTACTAAAGAAAGCTATTTCAAACGAACGTCCACGTCTAAAAACTCAAGCATACATAGAAAAAAGGGTGATGCTATTGTTATTAGTggtgttaataaaaaaaataatactccAATATCTAATAATCTGATGAATTTTGTAACCCCTGAAAAAAGAAGCTGTCGAAAAACACGTCGAGTGTGGCAAGAAATTAGATATTTTACTGTTGATGACAGTCCATCGACTTTggaggaaaaaaaaacagatgATTGGTCATCCAATGTATCTGACGAATTTGATGATCAACAATTACTACTTTCGGgtgattttaatgaaaaacaagaaatttcaACTTCTATACATAGTTCATCTTCTTCAATGATGACCTCATCATTCctttcatcatcatcatcatccaaGTCATCTAGAGGTTATAAATGTTCAAGTAAACCAAAGATCAGTGATTTCAATGaggataaaatattttctaaagaGTTAAGAGGAGTATTAGAACAGCGACCAATCTGGAAATCATCTAAATACATTGTAGCCTCATCGAACTTCTTTGCAAGCAAACAATTTCTGAGTTATTTAGCCAAAGAATCTGAGCTTGAAGTGAAAATTAATCTACAAGAATCTGTTAAATGCAATGGAAGTTACTATCGTTGTTTATCGTCAAGTGAGAGTGAAAcagaacaaaaaaaacaattgattaGTAAACGAAAGATCCAAGTGAATGACAAACTTCATGTTTGTAAAAATGATCAAGAAACTAAACGGAATAATCATACAGTTAAACTTGAAAGATCAAAAATACCTAAACGACGCCCATTAAGACGaaaatctcaattaaaacgagCTAATGGATCTGGTCAACCAGTTTATCTTATACGAAAATATTCTTCATTGAGAAAACGATCCA gagATATAACGCAAAAAGGTTATGAGAAAAAACGGACTCGTCTTCTACAACAATATGCCACAAAACAAATTG CAGGAGGTGGAACCGGATCTGGCGGTGGTGGTCCAAGTGATAGCGGGGGTGATAGAACGAGTTATGGAAGTGGTGGTGTTGGTGGACGCCCACAACCACGTGCAAGACGAACCCAACGTCGAGTCACACACTCTGAAAAACGTTATCACTCAG GAGGCCGGCTAGTACCTGGGGGCATTGCCAATCCTCCGGGATCTGGCAGCTCAGTAGGGAACACTGGAGCTAGCACAAATTCAGCTGCCGCTGTGAGACGCGGAAATCGCAGGCTCACGCGAAATGAGAGCCGATATCACTCTG AAGTCCGGCAGGAAGCGGTGCAGCAAGCCTTGGCAGCAATGCAAAGTAGACCAAAGCCTTCACTTCCAATGCCATCAAAAAGAACATCCGTGATGGCAAGAAGTCCTGACCGAGAACGTCAAGACAGTGGAGAGTCTAGCAGCGACGAAGACAGTGTTGTAACAGCAGAATCACCAGGTGCTGGTGGTCCCACCGGAACAGGTCTTTCGGATACAAGCAGCACTGGTTCAGCACGAGACACACCACCGCCACCTCGACCACCAGCTAGAAGACCACCACCAGCTGACATCACTGACATTGCCGAGTATACTCCGCACGCCTACTGTAATATTCAACCACCGGATGTGACTCACACAACGCAGTCAAGAAGACCCGGCGCTGACCGCGTTAATCGGTACCATGtagttgaagaaaataatacaGGAACAACGGGACGTTGGAAAGTATCTGCTAAAATTCAACAGCTTTTAAATACACTAAAAAGACCTAAAAGAAGACCCTTACCAGAATTTTATGAAGACGACGATATTGAATTGGAAATAGCTGCTAATCCAAAAGATCCAAATGCTCCTAAACCAGAAGGGGGAATAATGACTTCTGCTATTGGAGAACAACTGTCAGTACCATCCGGTTTGCCAAGATCATTAGAAGCTGCTATTCAAAG GTATGGTTCAGCAACATACAAAGCTCCAGCGGCAACAGTTTTGGATCCAAATGGGAAGCTCTGTGTGACTCTTACCTACGGAAAATTGTTGAGTCGATCGCACAAAATAGCCTATACACTATTAAATAAAGCCCTAAGTCGGAACGTTGGTGAATGCTGTCTGAAGCCCGGTGATCGAATCGCCCTTGTCTATCCGAACAACGATCCTATTAGCTTTATGTGTGCATTCTATGGTTGTCTTCAAGCCGGAATAGTTCCAGTACCAATTGAGGTACCGCTGACCCGTCGTGATGCTGGCTCTCAGCAAATTGGCTTTCTCCTCGGCAGCTGCGGTATACAGGTGGCACTGACCAGCGAGGCGTGTCTCAAAGGCTTACCGAAGACTGCTGCTGGTGAGGTCGTTGCCTTCAAG gGTTGGCCAAAATTACATTGGTTTGTTACTGAACATTTAGGAAAATTTCCAAAAGATTGGTTACCACCTCCCCGATTAACCGATGATACCCCGGCGTATATTGAATACACAACAGACAAAGATGGTTCTGTGATGGGCGTTACAGTGACGAGAGCTGCTATGCTTGCACACTGTCGTGCACTAACAATGGCCTGCGGCTATACCGAGGGTGAAAATGCAGTCTGTGTGCTAGACTTCAAACGAGAAGTTGGACTGTGGCACAGCACTTTAACAAGTGTCCTCAATGGAATGCATGTCATTTTTATACCTTATGCTTTAATGAAAGTTAACCCAGCAAGTTGGATGCAAATGATAACTAAGCACCGTGCAAGTGTTGCTGTTGTTAAGTCTCGAGATCTTCACTGGGGTCTTTTAGCGACCAAAGATCACAAAGATATATCTTTGTCTTCTGTGAGATTACTACTAGTGGCCGATGGTGCTAATCCATGGTCACTTTCCTCTTGCGACCAATTTCTTTCTGTTTTCCAATCTAAAGGTCTTCGACCTGACGCCGTATGCCCTTGTGCTTCATCTAGCGAGGCTCTGACAGTTTCTATTAGACGGCCAGGACGAGCTGGCGTTAATGCAACCGGTCGTGGAGTCCTTTCAATGTCCGGTTTAAGTTACGGCGTCGTACGGGTCGATCAAGAAAATTCTCTTACCTCTTTAACACTTCAAGACTGCGGACAAGTTATGCCCGGAA ctGTTGTTGTAGTAATAAAAATGGAAGGCCAACCATTTATCTGTAAAACAGACGAAGTCGGAGAAATATGTGTACACAGCTCTGCAACAGCAAGTCAATACTGGGGATTACAGGGTTTAACGAACAATACTTTCAAAGTATCGCCATTGCAGCCTGATGGAACCACTGTAGGTGATGCTGAGTATGCACGTTCTGGCCTACTAGGTTTTCTTGGTCCTGGTGGTTTAATCTTTGTTTGCGGGTCACGTGATGGCCTAATGACCGTCACAGGGCGAAAACATAATGCTGACGACATAATTGCCACTGTTTTAGCGGTAGAGCCTATGAAATTTATATACCGCGGAAGAATAGCTGTTTTTAGTGTACGAGTTTTAAGAGATGAAAGAATATGTGTCGTCGCTGAACAACGGCCTGACTGTAGCGAGGAAgag agtTTCCAATGGATGTCACGGGTACTTCAAGCTGTTGATTCTATTCATGCCGTTGGAATCTATTGTCTTGCTTTGGTACCTCCAAATTATTTACCTAAGACACCTCTCGGCGGCATTCATTTATCTGAAACTAAGAGACGTTTTCTAGAAGGAACTTTACATCCAGCGAATGTTTTATTGTGCCCTCATACTTGTGTCACCAATTTACCAAAACCACGTGAAGTTCATTCAG CGGGGGATTCTGTTTCAGATGTTGGTCCAGCAAGTGTTATGGTGGGCAATATTGTTCAGGGTAATCGGCTTGCATCAGCTCAAGGACGAGATTTAGGGGTTCTCGATGAAGATAGCGACAATGCgaaaaag TATCAGTTTATTTCGGAAATTCTTCGATGGCGTGCTGTTAGTACTTCAGATCATATAATTTTCACATCATTAAACGCCAAAGGAGCCGTGGCAACGTCTCTTTCATGCTCTCAACTTCATAAAAAAGCTGAGCGAATTGGTAATCTTTTATTGGATCGTGGAAGAATCAATACTGGAGACCATGTAGCTCTAATATTTCCACCTGGAACTGATTTAATTTGTGCTTTCTATGGTTGTCTTTATGTCGGAGCTGTTCCTGTAACTATAAGGCCTCCTCATCCACAAAATTTACAAACAACACTGCCGACTGTACGCATGATCGTCGATGTCAGCAAATCTGTACTTGTTCTCACCAACCAAAATTTACTCAAATTGCTCAAGACTAAg GAAGCTAATAATGTAGTTGACATCAAAAGCTGGCCAATGGTTCTCGACATGGATGATATGCCAAAAAAGAAACTGCCAGTTTTGTACCGAGCACCTACTGCTGAAATGCTTGCCTATTTGGACTTTAGTGTTTCGACAACGGGGATGTTAGCCGGTATCAAAATGTCACATGCTGCCGTCACTTCACTTTGCCGTGCTATGAAATTGGCTTGTGAATTATATCCATCACGGCATATTGCTCTCTGCTTGGATCCATATTCAGGACTGGGATTTGCCCTTTGGTGTCTCAGTAGTATATACAGTGGTCATCATTCAATTCTGATACCACCATCAGAA GTTGAAGCTAATCCGGCTCTGTGGTTATCAGCAGTCAGCCAATCAAGAGTTAGGGATACATTTTGTTCCTATGGAGTCATGGAACTTTGTACAAAAGGCTTAGGCTCATCGGTTCACGCTTTAAAAGCACGCGGTGTTAGTCTTGCATGCGTGAGAACTTGCGTTGTTGTGGCTGAAGAAAGACCAAGGATTGCTCTTACTACCAGTTtcagtaaattattttctgcTCTTGGACTCAGTCCACGCGCTGTTTCAACGTCGTTTGGTTGTCGAGTCAACACTGCTATTTGTCTACag ggTGCATCGAGTCCAGAACCATCGACGGTTTATGTAGATCTCCGAGCACTTCGTAACGATCGAGTTTCTCTAGTAGAACGTGGAAGTCCTCATTCTCTTTGTTTAATGGAATCTGGAAAACTTTTACCGGGCGTCAAAGTAATAATTGCAAATCCTGAAACAAAAGGTCAATGTGGTGATTCACATTTAGGAGAAATCTGGGTACAATCATCTCATAATGCCAGCGGTTACTTTACTATTTATGGCGATGAAAGTGATTACGCCGATCATTTTAATGCTCGTTTAGTCACTGGGAATACTGGTGAAGTGTACGCAAGAACTGGCTATCTTGGTTTCTTAAGGCGTACTGAATGTGTTCAACAATCAGCTGTTGGTGATATACCTGGTGATAATATAAGTGCTGATGTTGACATTGTCCCAGGTGACGCTGAACTACATGACGCTGTTTTTGTTGTTGGTGCTCTTGACGAAGCAATTTTATTACGAGGCATGCGTTATCATCCTATTGACATTGAGAACAGTGTAATGCggtgtcataaaaaaattgcagaatg TGCTGTGTTTACGTGGACTAATTTACTTGTCGTCGTTGTTGAACTAAATGGAAGTGAGAGCGAAGCTTTGGATCTCGTTGCTCTTGTAACTAGTGCCGTTTTGGAAGAACATCATTTGGTTGTTGGTGTTGTCGTAGTCGTTGATCCCGGCGTGGTGCCAATCAATTCACGGGGTGAAAAACAGAGGATGCATTTACGTGATGGATTTTTAGCAGATCAACTAGATCCCATTTATGTAGCATATAACATGTGA
- the LOC123268144 gene encoding disco-interacting protein 2 isoform X11 — protein sequence MAEFNIDIGKLPEDVREKLAELELELSEGDITQKGYEKKRTRLLQQYATKQIEVRQEAVQQALAAMQSRPKPSLPMPSKRTSVMARSPDRERQDSGESSSDEDSVVTAESPGAGGPTGTGLSDTSSTGSARDTPPPPRPPARRPPPADITDIAEYTPHAYCNIQPPDVTHTTQSRRPGADRVNRYHVVEENNTGTTGRWKVSAKIQQLLNTLKRPKRRPLPEFYEDDDIELEIAANPKDPNAPKPEGGIMTSAIGEQLSVPSGLPRSLEAAIQRYGSATYKAPAATVLDPNGKLCVTLTYGKLLSRSHKIAYTLLNKALSRNVGECCLKPGDRIALVYPNNDPISFMCAFYGCLQAGIVPVPIEVPLTRRDAGSQQIGFLLGSCGIQVALTSEACLKGLPKTAAGEVVAFKGWPKLHWFVTEHLGKFPKDWLPPPRLTDDTPAYIEYTTDKDGSVMGVTVTRAAMLAHCRALTMACGYTEGENAVCVLDFKREVGLWHSTLTSVLNGMHVIFIPYALMKVNPASWMQMITKHRASVAVVKSRDLHWGLLATKDHKDISLSSVRLLLVADGANPWSLSSCDQFLSVFQSKGLRPDAVCPCASSSEALTVSIRRPGRAGVNATGRGVLSMSGLSYGVVRVDQENSLTSLTLQDCGQVMPGTVVVVIKMEGQPFICKTDEVGEICVHSSATASQYWGLQGLTNNTFKVSPLQPDGTTVGDAEYARSGLLGFLGPGGLIFVCGSRDGLMTVTGRKHNADDIIATVLAVEPMKFIYRGRIAVFSVRVLRDERICVVAEQRPDCSEEESFQWMSRVLQAVDSIHAVGIYCLALVPPNYLPKTPLGGIHLSETKRRFLEGTLHPANVLLCPHTCVTNLPKPREVHSAGDSVSDVGPASVMVGNIVQGNRLASAQGRDLGVLDEDSDNAKKYQFISEILRWRAVSTSDHIIFTSLNAKGAVATSLSCSQLHKKAERIGNLLLDRGRINTGDHVALIFPPGTDLICAFYGCLYVGAVPVTIRPPHPQNLQTTLPTVRMIVDVSKSVLVLTNQNLLKLLKTKEANNVVDIKSWPMVLDMDDMPKKKLPVLYRAPTAEMLAYLDFSVSTTGMLAGIKMSHAAVTSLCRAMKLACELYPSRHIALCLDPYSGLGFALWCLSSIYSGHHSILIPPSEVEANPALWLSAVSQSRVRDTFCSYGVMELCTKGLGSSVHALKARGVSLACVRTCVVVAEERPRIALTTSFSKLFSALGLSPRAVSTSFGCRVNTAICLQGASSPEPSTVYVDLRALRNDRVSLVERGSPHSLCLMESGKLLPGVKVIIANPETKGQCGDSHLGEIWVQSSHNASGYFTIYGDESDYADHFNARLVTGNTGEVYARTGYLGFLRRTECVQQSAVGDIPGDNISADVDIVPGDAELHDAVFVVGALDEAILLRGMRYHPIDIENSVMRCHKKIAECAVFTWTNLLVVVVELNGSESEALDLVALVTSAVLEEHHLVVGVVVVVDPGVVPINSRGEKQRMHLRDGFLADQLDPIYVAYNM from the exons gagATATAACGCAAAAAGGTTATGAGAAAAAACGGACTCGTCTTCTACAACAATATGCCACAAAACAAATTG AAGTCCGGCAGGAAGCGGTGCAGCAAGCCTTGGCAGCAATGCAAAGTAGACCAAAGCCTTCACTTCCAATGCCATCAAAAAGAACATCCGTGATGGCAAGAAGTCCTGACCGAGAACGTCAAGACAGTGGAGAGTCTAGCAGCGACGAAGACAGTGTTGTAACAGCAGAATCACCAGGTGCTGGTGGTCCCACCGGAACAGGTCTTTCGGATACAAGCAGCACTGGTTCAGCACGAGACACACCACCGCCACCTCGACCACCAGCTAGAAGACCACCACCAGCTGACATCACTGACATTGCCGAGTATACTCCGCACGCCTACTGTAATATTCAACCACCGGATGTGACTCACACAACGCAGTCAAGAAGACCCGGCGCTGACCGCGTTAATCGGTACCATGtagttgaagaaaataatacaGGAACAACGGGACGTTGGAAAGTATCTGCTAAAATTCAACAGCTTTTAAATACACTAAAAAGACCTAAAAGAAGACCCTTACCAGAATTTTATGAAGACGACGATATTGAATTGGAAATAGCTGCTAATCCAAAAGATCCAAATGCTCCTAAACCAGAAGGGGGAATAATGACTTCTGCTATTGGAGAACAACTGTCAGTACCATCCGGTTTGCCAAGATCATTAGAAGCTGCTATTCAAAG GTATGGTTCAGCAACATACAAAGCTCCAGCGGCAACAGTTTTGGATCCAAATGGGAAGCTCTGTGTGACTCTTACCTACGGAAAATTGTTGAGTCGATCGCACAAAATAGCCTATACACTATTAAATAAAGCCCTAAGTCGGAACGTTGGTGAATGCTGTCTGAAGCCCGGTGATCGAATCGCCCTTGTCTATCCGAACAACGATCCTATTAGCTTTATGTGTGCATTCTATGGTTGTCTTCAAGCCGGAATAGTTCCAGTACCAATTGAGGTACCGCTGACCCGTCGTGATGCTGGCTCTCAGCAAATTGGCTTTCTCCTCGGCAGCTGCGGTATACAGGTGGCACTGACCAGCGAGGCGTGTCTCAAAGGCTTACCGAAGACTGCTGCTGGTGAGGTCGTTGCCTTCAAG gGTTGGCCAAAATTACATTGGTTTGTTACTGAACATTTAGGAAAATTTCCAAAAGATTGGTTACCACCTCCCCGATTAACCGATGATACCCCGGCGTATATTGAATACACAACAGACAAAGATGGTTCTGTGATGGGCGTTACAGTGACGAGAGCTGCTATGCTTGCACACTGTCGTGCACTAACAATGGCCTGCGGCTATACCGAGGGTGAAAATGCAGTCTGTGTGCTAGACTTCAAACGAGAAGTTGGACTGTGGCACAGCACTTTAACAAGTGTCCTCAATGGAATGCATGTCATTTTTATACCTTATGCTTTAATGAAAGTTAACCCAGCAAGTTGGATGCAAATGATAACTAAGCACCGTGCAAGTGTTGCTGTTGTTAAGTCTCGAGATCTTCACTGGGGTCTTTTAGCGACCAAAGATCACAAAGATATATCTTTGTCTTCTGTGAGATTACTACTAGTGGCCGATGGTGCTAATCCATGGTCACTTTCCTCTTGCGACCAATTTCTTTCTGTTTTCCAATCTAAAGGTCTTCGACCTGACGCCGTATGCCCTTGTGCTTCATCTAGCGAGGCTCTGACAGTTTCTATTAGACGGCCAGGACGAGCTGGCGTTAATGCAACCGGTCGTGGAGTCCTTTCAATGTCCGGTTTAAGTTACGGCGTCGTACGGGTCGATCAAGAAAATTCTCTTACCTCTTTAACACTTCAAGACTGCGGACAAGTTATGCCCGGAA ctGTTGTTGTAGTAATAAAAATGGAAGGCCAACCATTTATCTGTAAAACAGACGAAGTCGGAGAAATATGTGTACACAGCTCTGCAACAGCAAGTCAATACTGGGGATTACAGGGTTTAACGAACAATACTTTCAAAGTATCGCCATTGCAGCCTGATGGAACCACTGTAGGTGATGCTGAGTATGCACGTTCTGGCCTACTAGGTTTTCTTGGTCCTGGTGGTTTAATCTTTGTTTGCGGGTCACGTGATGGCCTAATGACCGTCACAGGGCGAAAACATAATGCTGACGACATAATTGCCACTGTTTTAGCGGTAGAGCCTATGAAATTTATATACCGCGGAAGAATAGCTGTTTTTAGTGTACGAGTTTTAAGAGATGAAAGAATATGTGTCGTCGCTGAACAACGGCCTGACTGTAGCGAGGAAgag agtTTCCAATGGATGTCACGGGTACTTCAAGCTGTTGATTCTATTCATGCCGTTGGAATCTATTGTCTTGCTTTGGTACCTCCAAATTATTTACCTAAGACACCTCTCGGCGGCATTCATTTATCTGAAACTAAGAGACGTTTTCTAGAAGGAACTTTACATCCAGCGAATGTTTTATTGTGCCCTCATACTTGTGTCACCAATTTACCAAAACCACGTGAAGTTCATTCAG CGGGGGATTCTGTTTCAGATGTTGGTCCAGCAAGTGTTATGGTGGGCAATATTGTTCAGGGTAATCGGCTTGCATCAGCTCAAGGACGAGATTTAGGGGTTCTCGATGAAGATAGCGACAATGCgaaaaag TATCAGTTTATTTCGGAAATTCTTCGATGGCGTGCTGTTAGTACTTCAGATCATATAATTTTCACATCATTAAACGCCAAAGGAGCCGTGGCAACGTCTCTTTCATGCTCTCAACTTCATAAAAAAGCTGAGCGAATTGGTAATCTTTTATTGGATCGTGGAAGAATCAATACTGGAGACCATGTAGCTCTAATATTTCCACCTGGAACTGATTTAATTTGTGCTTTCTATGGTTGTCTTTATGTCGGAGCTGTTCCTGTAACTATAAGGCCTCCTCATCCACAAAATTTACAAACAACACTGCCGACTGTACGCATGATCGTCGATGTCAGCAAATCTGTACTTGTTCTCACCAACCAAAATTTACTCAAATTGCTCAAGACTAAg GAAGCTAATAATGTAGTTGACATCAAAAGCTGGCCAATGGTTCTCGACATGGATGATATGCCAAAAAAGAAACTGCCAGTTTTGTACCGAGCACCTACTGCTGAAATGCTTGCCTATTTGGACTTTAGTGTTTCGACAACGGGGATGTTAGCCGGTATCAAAATGTCACATGCTGCCGTCACTTCACTTTGCCGTGCTATGAAATTGGCTTGTGAATTATATCCATCACGGCATATTGCTCTCTGCTTGGATCCATATTCAGGACTGGGATTTGCCCTTTGGTGTCTCAGTAGTATATACAGTGGTCATCATTCAATTCTGATACCACCATCAGAA GTTGAAGCTAATCCGGCTCTGTGGTTATCAGCAGTCAGCCAATCAAGAGTTAGGGATACATTTTGTTCCTATGGAGTCATGGAACTTTGTACAAAAGGCTTAGGCTCATCGGTTCACGCTTTAAAAGCACGCGGTGTTAGTCTTGCATGCGTGAGAACTTGCGTTGTTGTGGCTGAAGAAAGACCAAGGATTGCTCTTACTACCAGTTtcagtaaattattttctgcTCTTGGACTCAGTCCACGCGCTGTTTCAACGTCGTTTGGTTGTCGAGTCAACACTGCTATTTGTCTACag ggTGCATCGAGTCCAGAACCATCGACGGTTTATGTAGATCTCCGAGCACTTCGTAACGATCGAGTTTCTCTAGTAGAACGTGGAAGTCCTCATTCTCTTTGTTTAATGGAATCTGGAAAACTTTTACCGGGCGTCAAAGTAATAATTGCAAATCCTGAAACAAAAGGTCAATGTGGTGATTCACATTTAGGAGAAATCTGGGTACAATCATCTCATAATGCCAGCGGTTACTTTACTATTTATGGCGATGAAAGTGATTACGCCGATCATTTTAATGCTCGTTTAGTCACTGGGAATACTGGTGAAGTGTACGCAAGAACTGGCTATCTTGGTTTCTTAAGGCGTACTGAATGTGTTCAACAATCAGCTGTTGGTGATATACCTGGTGATAATATAAGTGCTGATGTTGACATTGTCCCAGGTGACGCTGAACTACATGACGCTGTTTTTGTTGTTGGTGCTCTTGACGAAGCAATTTTATTACGAGGCATGCGTTATCATCCTATTGACATTGAGAACAGTGTAATGCggtgtcataaaaaaattgcagaatg TGCTGTGTTTACGTGGACTAATTTACTTGTCGTCGTTGTTGAACTAAATGGAAGTGAGAGCGAAGCTTTGGATCTCGTTGCTCTTGTAACTAGTGCCGTTTTGGAAGAACATCATTTGGTTGTTGGTGTTGTCGTAGTCGTTGATCCCGGCGTGGTGCCAATCAATTCACGGGGTGAAAAACAGAGGATGCATTTACGTGATGGATTTTTAGCAGATCAACTAGATCCCATTTATGTAGCATATAACATGTGA